DNA from Garra rufa chromosome 5, GarRuf1.0, whole genome shotgun sequence:
ATATTACTTCTAAGGAGGTATATGTAATGAGGCTTTTGTACCATGGTTTACATGAACGCATCAGAACGCAGCATTAAACTGAATCCTTTCACTTCTGTAGATCCGAAATGAACTGGAACAACATATGAGCTGCAACCTGAGGGAGTATAAAGAGTTTATTGACAATGAGATGCTGCTTATCCTGGGCCAGATGGACAAGGCTACACTCATATTTGACCATCTGTACCTGGTAAAGCTTCTTCCAAGATTTCTCTGTCATCCATGTTTGATTCTTGTTTGCTTAAGATGTTTGCTTACCTAAAAAGCAAAGCACATTGTGTTAGTTCAGTGATAGGGATGGGGGGGAAACCTGCATGCATGCACTAATGCATTGCCCTGCTTTCTCAAACAATTCTGGATCTGGAAAAACAATAACCCTTCTGTTTATTAGGAAAACACCAAAACATTATAGATAAGTTTACAAATTGAAATAAAGGCCAATCTGCAGAATTTACACTATGTAAACAAGCATATGCAGGATCCTGCAGATAGGATTAACTGTCAAGATCAACAAGGCTGgataaaagtttatttatttacacttaaATCATAATTGAAGTACACATGCTCAAAACGTGATCAGTCTTAGTCGCATCAACTGAAAACAAGAGCCCTTTAAGTTTACAACAAAATCGACAGGAGCTTTAAGACTCTGAAACTAATAAAGCTGTGGTTGTTTTACATCTCATTAATTTCAGGGCTCAGAATGGAATGCATCCAACTTGGAGGAGCTTCAAGACTCTGGGTTAGTGCTGATTATATGTCGACCGACTGTGGGTCAAGTTAAGACTATATGTGTATTTAACATAAAATCAACAATCTAACATTAGTCTATTTTTATGCAGGGTTGGGTATATACTCAATGTCACAAGAGAGATCGACAACTTTTTCCCAGGTACCTTTTGTTATTGTAATATCCGAGTTTACGATGATGAGACTACAGATCTGCTGGCACACTGGAACGAAACCTACAACTTCATAGTTAAAGCCAAGTGAGTTACTTTTCATGTTTAGAAAGTTATGTGTTATTGTTGCTGTTTCACTCAATCAAAAGCTTTTTTTGATGTGGATGCCCTGTATGTCTTTTCACATAGGAAAAACAACTCTAAATGCCTTGTACATTGCAAGATGGGAGTGAGTCGCTCAGCATCCACCGTCATTGCTTATGCTATGAAGGAGTACGGATGGTCGCTTGAGAAGGCGTACAGTTTTGTCAAACAGAAGAGGAATATAGCACAACCCAATCCAGCTTTTATGAAACAACTTGCCGAATACGAGGGGATTTTAGATGCCAGGTGGGAAAAGCCAAGATATTTAGACATGTTCTTTTTACACATGGATAGCTTCTTGCATTTGCATTCacatatgcatttattcatttacataCACATTTTATTCAGAGCATCTTACGTTTCAAAGATGTGTTAGTTAAGCAGCCTGTTGGGGAAACAAGCATCCAAAACTCATTCCAAACCTAGCTTTCTTTGACTGCATTTTCTTTTTTCACACTATCAAGAGGTGACTGCTACCCCTTTGTTTCCTGTCATTGTAGCAAGCAGAGGCACAACAAACTCTGGCAACCGGATGGTGATGAGTATTCGCTGGAGGGCCTTCAAGCTTCAGCTGCCAGTGGTGACCAGACTCCTCAATTTTCGTCACTGCACCCCGATCAAGAGGGGATGGCTTGGGGCCCCGGTGGAGCAAGTGCTTCCCCCTGCTGCGGAGAAGAGCCGACAGATCATCTCAATTACAACTACTACTTCCGACGACTATCAGACACGGCCCTGGACAGCGAACCCTCCACGCCAGTTCGAGGTCCTCCGCTTTTAGGCATGGAACGAGTCTTTATTGAGATTGAGGACGTAGAGAGGGATGCATTGTTGGACGATGAAGGTTTCCCCATGGCTCACTTGGCCCTTCCCGGGGAGGGCACAGCGGCCCAGACCTGTGGCCGACTGGAGCCCATAGAGGACATGCGCTTGAGGCTGGAGTTTAGCACGGtggaggaggaggatgaggaggaagCACAAAAGGAGGAGGCGGAGATGGCAGCCTTAGCACGTGGCGAGGAGACGCCGAGGGAAGACGAGAGCCTGGCGAACTCGAACTGCTTTAACAACGAGAACGCCAACAACAGCAACAGGCTGGCCGGGAAACGCAGCTGCCCTTCAGGCTTTGACGTGAGTATGACGTCTTAGCTGTAGCGGCAGCTCTCCTGGCTTGTATGCAAGCTTATAGCTCAAAGAGCTCTTTTCTGTGAATCCATCCTAAACGCTTTACTTTCTCTAAAGCATCCCGTACTCTTACACCTTTAAAAAACCTAACCATGCATTCTCCCTGCCTGTGTGTATTCATCGGTTTAGGACAGTGCTAGCATTGGAAACCCCTACAAAGTGAAGCCCTCATATCAGTCGTGCCGAGACTGCCCGCGCCTGCCCAGCGGCCGCCGCTGCGAACGTCGCACCCATCGCCTTAACCTGCCACGTCACACTGGCCTGCCCAGTATGTCCATCCAGGCCCCCAGAGGACACAAATTCAGTCCTGTCTCCGCCAATAAGGTGCCTCCTCCTGCCCCTCTGCATCACATGAGCAGCGGGCACTGCCAGTGCATTCGTTGCTTCGGTCGAGCCAACTCGGACCCTTACCACAAGCAACCGAGCTCCGAAGACCTTCCTCAGGATTTGCGTTATTCCTTGGAGACTGAGGACAGAATGGAAGGGGAGGACGAGGGGAGCAAGGAAAGCTCCAGCAGTCCTACGACAGAGCTCACTCTCCTGAGGCTCAGTCTGGGTGGTGAGAGGCCCACGGCCGAGCTCAGTCAGGGGGCCCACCTGGTGCACCGTAGACTGGAGGAAATGTCCGGTCCTCAGTCGGAACAGATGGACTTGAGCGTAGAGGACACTGCCACAGAGGACATGGAAGTGGACGAGGGGAGCGTCCCCAACTTGCACCCTAGCTCCAGTGAACTCCAGCAAACGCTCGCACCGGGCTCGGCCCTGACACGCAGCTCCAGCAGCGACAGTCTGCCGAGAATTCGCAGAGGCCAGCCGGGCTTGGTACATCAGCGAGCTCGAGAGATCGAGACCCGCGTGCGGCTCGCCGGACTGACCATGTCCTCCCATCTCAAAAGGTCTAACTCGCTGGCCAAGCTAGGCGACTTGGCCATCTCCACAGAGGACCTCACGCTTTCCGCCACAGTCTCTGTTGACTGCGACGACCAAGAGCCTGCTCTTTGCGTGCAATCCTCTTGCTCCCCCAAGCTCTCTTTAACTCCAACTGTGTTGCAGAGTTTGAAAAGCTGACTCCAAGATGTCAGAACTGCTTTCTCAGTGAACGGGACCGAACCAGTCCTACAGCCATCGAGAGCGACCGTGGAGGCTGATGCTGCAAGACACCTCATGAGAACAATCAGGCCAGGCTTGGACGTCCTTCCAGCAGCCCTTTACATAACTGCACTGCATTcttcatgtgtctgtctgtgctTTAACTGAGATATATATTAAAGCATGCTCTGGCTTGGACCTTCATTAAACGGCTTTGTTGATACCGCTTTTCTTTGTCTTGCTGAAGGAAGCCCTACCTGTTAAGGATTTAATATACATGTAGCCCATCTATAAGGTGGCATAATCTGGTTAAATTAGCAATGATCTCTATAATTTAAACTTTCTTAAGCTTTAAAACCCCATTTATGTACCGTTTGGTtgacattttaacaatatccATGACATTTTGCCTCCCAGTTTGTTCACCAGCAAATTTATGTGCTACTGCAAATGAGTCAATCATGCAGCTGCGATGATCTGATAGCAAAAAGAGACAATTTATCTGATACAGATAATCATTACAAACCATAAAGGTGCACATAAATGTGAAAATTGGAAAGGTGCTATGGAATAACTAATCAGAACACTTATGTACTATTGATAATAGAAATTTTCAATCCATAGAAAGTGCTGGTTGGAGCAAATAAGGTGATAGGCGAGAATTTATAAGTTATTTAAAAACGGAATCAGATTTAGATGTAGATATTGATATAAGTTCATGATACCATTTGAGCTATGGCTTTATTAAAACATAATCAAAATCTGAGCCCAAACCAATACCTAATTggctattaaaattaaatgtagtaGTATATAGTTCCACAAACATTTATGAGGAAATTTTGTCACACTACAAAAGGAATTTAAGACTAAAGATTAACCTGAAATGtatgattatgatttttttaaagtcacagtgtTATTCCACCCTGATTACTTGAATGACATCAACAAAGCCACATAATTATTGTCTATTTCCAGAGAAAAATGCAACATGAATGTGGTTGACTATTTGTCTTACAACTCTAATTTGCTTCTCAGCTGGTGTTTATAAGATCAACAATATCTGAAATGTGCTACTAGAGTAGCTCCTGTTCTGTAATTTAGCTTAAGCTGTTTATTGTACAAATTGTAGCCTGTGATGTGCAAAAGGCTTTAGCAACACATTAGTACAATACAGTCTTCAAGTTGATCAGAGGATGTTCAAATGTGTCACTATCGTACTTTAAAAGGTCCTATATGAAATGACATCATGGCATCTGATAATGACAGTCATGTACGTTAAGTATTAACAGGTATGAACAGTGTGTTATGATATTGTGGGCATTGGGACTTGCTTGAGCTTGTCAATTTAATATCATGATGGTGTATGATATTTGTAAAAGAACACACAAAGTTTGATTAGTGCTC
Protein-coding regions in this window:
- the ssh1b gene encoding protein phosphatase Slingshot homolog 1, translating into MALVTLQRSPTPSAASSASTNAGEDLGSDDDRKANLSLSESFFMVKGAALFLQQGSSAQEPRTPTHHKNAGDLPQHLQVMINTLRAEDRIKLVVRLESGWSDHVRYMVVVYTNGRQDTEENIVLGMDFTDKDSKSCSIGMTLPLWSDTKIHLDGDGGFSVSTAGRLHVFKPVSVQAMWSALQMLHKACEVSRRYNYFPGGMALTWVGYYESCISSEQSCINEWNAMTDLETTRPDSPVMFSDQPTERERTECMIKAKLRNIMMFQDLENITSKEIRNELEQHMSCNLREYKEFIDNEMLLILGQMDKATLIFDHLYLGSEWNASNLEELQDSGVGYILNVTREIDNFFPGTFCYCNIRVYDDETTDLLAHWNETYNFIVKAKKNNSKCLVHCKMGVSRSASTVIAYAMKEYGWSLEKAYSFVKQKRNIAQPNPAFMKQLAEYEGILDASKQRHNKLWQPDGDEYSLEGLQASAASGDQTPQFSSLHPDQEGMAWGPGGASASPCCGEEPTDHLNYNYYFRRLSDTALDSEPSTPVRGPPLLGMERVFIEIEDVERDALLDDEGFPMAHLALPGEGTAAQTCGRLEPIEDMRLRLEFSTVEEEDEEEAQKEEAEMAALARGEETPREDESLANSNCFNNENANNSNRLAGKRSCPSGFDDSASIGNPYKVKPSYQSCRDCPRLPSGRRCERRTHRLNLPRHTGLPSMSIQAPRGHKFSPVSANKVPPPAPLHHMSSGHCQCIRCFGRANSDPYHKQPSSEDLPQDLRYSLETEDRMEGEDEGSKESSSSPTTELTLLRLSLGGERPTAELSQGAHLVHRRLEEMSGPQSEQMDLSVEDTATEDMEVDEGSVPNLHPSSSELQQTLAPGSALTRSSSSDSLPRIRRGQPGLVHQRAREIETRVRLAGLTMSSHLKRSNSLAKLGDLAISTEDLTLSATVSVDCDDQEPALCVQSSCSPKLSLTPTVLQSLKS